The genomic DNA CTAAAATGGCCCAAAAGGGTCTCTACCATTTCCTTTGCCGCCGGATCACCCGCTGCATAGCCCACAGCGATCCTGGCCAGAGGGCCGACCTCGTGGACCCCTCCCTTGTACCTCGGGGCCTTCACCCAAGAATAGCCCCCTTTTTTGTTGGGCATTGGTTTTGTGTCTTCACTGTAGGGATGACCTCCTGAGGTATCTTCTTCGTACCAGGAGTGCTTGACCCACTCGTTGATCTGGTCGAGATCAAGGGGTTGATGTTGCAGATCCATTGAGGTACTTCCTTGTTTAAAGAGCCTCGCCCTTTTGGTATAATCGGGGTCCTTCCCATCGAGGTCAAATATCCCATACGAGAGGAACTTCCCGCAACCCCTGCCGATCTCGAAGTAATCGCCATAGATCTCCGCAACTTTTATCACATCGGGGACGTAGATATCCTCCACAAATTCCAGGATCTCCTTACCCCTCCAGAGGAGTGTAGCGATCTTGTCCACGGTGGGAACCTCTGTGACACCGCCGGGTGTCACCGCACAAGCATGGGGGAGCTTCCCCCCCAAGATCGCCACCGCCTCATGCCCCTTACGCCTCATCTCCAAGGCCTGGACATAGTGGGCTACAAGCTCCTGATCAACCTCTGGGGGAAATCGATAATCCCCCTCGTAGCGGGGGACAAATGGAGAGAGTTCCCCCCGGGATATAAAGGCCTTTATGGAGTTCAAGGTGCGGTCTTTCCCTTCATAGGCCGCCACCTTTGTGACATCTACATAGTCGAGGGCGGCCAAGTGATAAAAATGTAGGATATGGTCCTGGACTTGATGGAATCCCATGGTCAAGTTCCGCATGATGCGGGCGTTGTCGGGTATCTTATCCGCGATCCCAAAGGCGCTATCCAAACCCAGGGCTGCCGCCGTGGTGTGGCAGTGATTGCAGACCCCGCAGATCCTCTGGGTGATGATCTGGGCATCTCGCGGATCTCTGCCCTCCAGTATCTTCTCGAAGCCCCGAAAGAGCATAGCTGAACTCTTCGCCTCTTTCACCTCACCACCATCAACTACTGCTTCTACTTTTAAGTGTCCTTCAATCCGCGTTATAGGATCTATAACTATCTTCCCCATCTCTCTTACCCCTCCCGTTTTTTCCAATATTCACCGATCTTGGGCAGATCTACATCGGTAAGTTTCTCGTAAAAAGACCCCAAGAAATCGGGAAATTCAGGCTGGGTGCATCCCTGACACCCCATACCGGCGTTGATGCACCAGTTGACCCCATTGTTCCATTGCCTTATGGGGCAATCCGCATAGGTGATGGAACCCTTACACCCGAGCTCATACAGACACCCTGGCTCCCCGAACTTTTTCGCGAACTTCCCCTCGTCGAAATATGCCCTCCTCGGACAATTCTCATGGATGAGGGTCCCATAGAAATCCTTGGGGCGGAGCCAGTCATCGAGCTCCTCGGGTTTGGGCAGACCGGCTATGAGGAGCTTCGCCACTGTGCCGACGAACCAATCTGGGTGAGGGGGACAGCCAGGGACGTTGATAAGGGGGGTCTTTATCCCCTCCTCTTTGAAGATATCCATCACCCCCTT from Deltaproteobacteria bacterium includes the following:
- a CDS encoding nickel-dependent hydrogenase large subunit, with translation MGKIVIDPITRIEGHLKVEAVVDGGEVKEAKSSAMLFRGFEKILEGRDPRDAQIITQRICGVCNHCHTTAAALGLDSAFGIADKIPDNARIMRNLTMGFHQVQDHILHFYHLAALDYVDVTKVAAYEGKDRTLNSIKAFISRGELSPFVPRYEGDYRFPPEVDQELVAHYVQALEMRRKGHEAVAILGGKLPHACAVTPGGVTEVPTVDKIATLLWRGKEILEFVEDIYVPDVIKVAEIYGDYFEIGRGCGKFLSYGIFDLDGKDPDYTKRARLFKQGSTSMDLQHQPLDLDQINEWVKHSWYEEDTSGGHPYSEDTKPMPNKKGGYSWVKAPRYKGGVHEVGPLARIAVGYAAGDPAAKEMVETLLGHFRASPNVLFSVLGRHAARALCTLHIAKNLEGWILELKPGEPVFVDYTIPEESAGVGIVDAARGALGHWVVIKNKKIAKYQCVVPTTWNASPMDDMGNHGPIEQALIGTKVKDEENPFEIVRIVRSFDPCIACAVHLLNHKGRELRRYVVA
- a CDS encoding iron hydrogenase: FCCVGERGGRPIPFRQWVEDLGKKAMVVIALGTCATFGGIPSGRPKPTGAKGVMDIFKEEGIKTPLINVPGCPPHPDWFVGTVAKLLIAGLPKPEELDDWLRPKDFYGTLIHENCPRRAYFDEGKFAKKFGEPGCLYELGCKGSITYADCPIRQWNNGVNWCINAGMGCQGCTQPEFPDFLGSFYEKLTDVDLPKIGEYWKKREG